TTTCACCTTTTGGGGATGGCAATTTACCGCTGACAACCGCCAAGTAATGCTTCGTCAGTGTGCGTTGATGTGCTTGATCAAACCGGCCTTGTGCGTATGGATGTTTTGCAGCCAGCACCAGTCCGACAGTATCGCGATCAAGTCGAGTCATGATGGCTGGTTGTGGTGCGTCAATTTTTTGCTCAACCAAATAGCCCGCAATACGATTCAATAAACTCGAATTCGGTGTGTGGGGTCCGGGAACGCTTGTCAATCCAGCTGGTTTTGAGACAATTAGCCAATTAGCATCTTCATAAATGACTTCTAAAGGCGCAAACTCTGGCGTCAGCGTTTTGCTAGTCGGAATTTCAAAGCGGATAATCTGGCCAGCTTCAACCGGACCATTGCCAGATGCTTGCCCATCAACCCAGATCAAATGATCTGCCAGCATTTTTTTGAACAAGCGATGACTGACACCTTGCTCTGCTAGCCAACGTTTGACCGTTGTCGACCGTGTCACCTTTGACGTAAATGAATATCGCATACCTATTTCCTTTCGCCATCCCTCTTCCGCACTTAAAACCGAACGAATCGGAATCCAGATTTGCATTTAAACGGGTTTTGGGACTATGGTTAGACTATGGTTAATGTACAAGAATAAGGAGGAACAGGCAAATATGCAAGTGGAAAAAGACGTGATCTACGATAGCGCCTATAATTTAGCCGCCGATCTCTATGTACCTGACGAAGCCAATGGCGGTGCCATCGTGTATGCACACGGCGGTGGCTGGTTTCGCGGCGATAAGGAAAATGAAAGCGATTTAGGTAAATATTTTGCCGATGCCGGCTATCTATTTGCGATTCCGAACTTTCGCTTAGCCCCTAAATATTTATATCCAACAGCACAAAACGATTTCGATCATTTCATTAATTGGTTACTTGCTTCCCCTTACGATTTTGATCGTGAGCGTTTGGGACTTTTGGGGGCAAGTTCAGGCGGCACCATGGTTCTGCAAAACAGTTTAGCTTCCGGCTATCCGCTCGTTGCATGGTCCCCTGTTGTTGATTTTGCCAACTGGGTTCAAAAAAATCAAATGGTAAAGGCTTCTGTGGATGGGAAAAAAGAACTTGGTCTTACCGAGATCCACGAAATTCATGATTCATTTTACAAGTATTTCGTGCAGACTTACCTTGGCGGCTTAGACCCGCGTTTGTTGACCGCGGTCAATCCCACCAACCATTTAACCGATCAATTAGGTCCGGCATTGTTGTTCAATTCAGCTGATGAATTGATGCCACTGCCAAGTGCCTTGCACTTTTTACAACAAGCTGCCATGTTTGGTCGCGATATCGGACTGCATGTTGTACCCGGAACCGGTCATGCCCGCGACTACACAAGTTTTGCCTTGCCAGAAACCAAGCGCTTTTTTGATCATCACTTGTTTACGACGGTTGAAGACAAAACGTTGAACAAAGCGACAGACTGAGCTTAACAACAAATTCGGTCAGTAAAATAGCGTTGCGATCAACCTTCATTCCGAATGGTGATCGCAACGCTATTTTTATGCGTCAATTTTAACAAACATCAACCGTCACCGGCTGCAAAGGTCGGTTCACGGTTATCTTAAGTAAAGAACTTCATGCGTGATGCAGAATCAATGGCGATGCGACACCGGGCGCGACCCATTCAAGGCCGCCACTAACTGGCACCAAATAAATGGCATCAGCGCCGACATCTGTCGGGATCAAGACAAAACCATTGCCTTCTGGCGTTACCTTATAGCCGGTTTTTGTTGTTACGCCAGCCTGAACAACGGTCAGCTGGTCTGCCGTAATTGTCAGCGTCACGTGCTCATTCTGCCATGTGCCGAGATAAACCGGTGCAGTGTTGCTGACATCCTCAGCACTGACCGAAGGCGTTGCTTGAGTCGTACTTGCTGTCGAAGCTGTCTCGGTATGCACAGTCGCAACCGTGCTCGAACTGCTGATCTCTTCAGAAGGTTGTGTTGTTGCCGCTGAGGAATTTGTTACAGCGACTGTCGAAGAGGCGGTCGCATTCTCTTTTTTAGGTTTTACTGTTGCAGCTGGTTGCTTTTTAGGCGTTGTGACAGTGACTGTTTTTGTATCAGTCCCGGCATTTGCCTGATGCTGATAAAGTGCAGCACCGGAAACCCCACTGAAGGTCAAAATCGCTGTTGCCAACAAAAACCACTTTTTCATGTCATTCACTCCCAACTAGACATACTGTCGTCGACAGGTCCGTTTTTCTTATTATCTCTAGCCTATCATGCTGCCTAATAAAATGTTACAAAACGATGTCAACGCAAGCAAATCTTAATAATTGCGGCATTCTCACTGTCATCTTTTTGTAACATTTAAAAAGCGGTGGTTCCCTCTTGCCGAAGCAAACGTATGTTCGTATAATCGATTTGAGGTGATCATCATGACTTATGAAGAAAAAATCGGCACCGAAAGATTCGATGCCATGGTGGCGGATTTTTTCGCAAATCGTTACTTTGATCGCGGCATGCGTAAATGGCAAGGCTACTATCTTTCTGATCATACAGC
This genomic window from Lacticaseibacillus paracasei subsp. paracasei contains:
- a CDS encoding RluA family pseudouridine synthase, producing MRYSFTSKVTRSTTVKRWLAEQGVSHRLFKKMLADHLIWVDGQASGNGPVEAGQIIRFEIPTSKTLTPEFAPLEVIYEDANWLIVSKPAGLTSVPGPHTPNSSLLNRIAGYLVEQKIDAPQPAIMTRLDRDTVGLVLAAKHPYAQGRFDQAHQRTLTKHYLAVVSGKLPSPKGEIDAPLKLAADGIHRIVAADGQTALTKYRVLKEKTNTLVDVQLLTGRTHQIRVHFASLGHPLIGDHLYGQPDARIPYQALQATRLKFTDPFSEKRITAELPVPALFNQLLTEAPQIEPTI
- a CDS encoding alpha/beta hydrolase → MQVEKDVIYDSAYNLAADLYVPDEANGGAIVYAHGGGWFRGDKENESDLGKYFADAGYLFAIPNFRLAPKYLYPTAQNDFDHFINWLLASPYDFDRERLGLLGASSGGTMVLQNSLASGYPLVAWSPVVDFANWVQKNQMVKASVDGKKELGLTEIHEIHDSFYKYFVQTYLGGLDPRLLTAVNPTNHLTDQLGPALLFNSADELMPLPSALHFLQQAAMFGRDIGLHVVPGTGHARDYTSFALPETKRFFDHHLFTTVEDKTLNKATD